From the Salmo trutta chromosome 2, fSalTru1.1, whole genome shotgun sequence genome, one window contains:
- the LOC115149315 gene encoding patched domain-containing protein 3 isoform X2 — translation MFLYLYSYLSLQMTVSYFTSISRDEEFEKSSDSIIPLFSLTYALAITFSITSCIRLDCVRNKVWVATFGVLSAGMAVLSSFGLLLYCGMPFAMTVATAPFLILGIGVDDMFIMISCWQQTQVHGDVEDRMAATYKEAAVSITITTLTDALAFYIGLLTPFGSVQSFCMYTGTAVLFCYLYNITFFGAFLALNGRREKSNRHWLTCMKVPEPEVNSEKYNICSVGGAYDHETGKEEPMPINNFFKTYYGPFLTNNWTKGFVILLYAVYLGLSIYGCSQIKEGIDLKNLAADSSYVGSYYDNEDEFFSEYGPNVMVVVTDSEFQYWDESSRNSLDSCLQKFEDLSMVSQNGTISWLNEYLIFGKMTNLNLSVENTFKSNLSTFLERSDFIQDVDFTDNTIYASRMFIQTVNVSTAVDEKNMLNELRETAKDCPVKLVVYHPAFIYFDQYAVIVSNTIQNIVVATLAMLVISLMLIPNPICSLWVTFAIASVIVGVAGFMTFWDVNLDSVSMINLVICIGFSVDFSAHISYAFVSSNKRTANEKAIDAVYHLGYPIIQGGVSTILGVVALSAAESYIFRTFFKIMFLVILFGAVHGIVFIPVFLSFFGICGAKVGDEEDAGDNPQDNTYQFKRKGNDNIACENNF, via the exons ATGTTCTTGTATCTATATTCTTATTTGTCTTTGCAGATGACCGTATCTTATTTTACATCAATATCAAGGGATGAAGAGTTTGAGAAGAGCTCTGACTCAATCATTCCTCTCTTCTCATTGACCTATGCCCTGGCCATCACTTTTTCAATCACATCTTGTATAAG GTTGGACTGTGTTAGGAACAAGGTGTGGGTGGCGACCTTTGGTGTCCTCTCAGCTGGTATGGCAGTGTTGTCCAGTTTTGGGTTGTTGCTGTACTGTGGGATGCCCTTCGCTATGACTGTGGCAACAGCTCCATTCCTGATTCTGG GAATTGGTGTTGACGACATGTTCATCATGATTTCTTGCTGGCAGCAGACTCAAGTTCATGGCGACGTAGAGGATCGTATGGCAGCTACATACAAAGAGGCAGCTGTTTCTATCACCATCACAACACTAACTGATGCCTTGGCTTTCTATATTGGTCTGTTAACTCCCTTTGGTTCTGTACAGTCCTTTTGTATGTATACTGGCACTGCTGTCCTGTTCTGCTACTTGTACAACATCACCTTCTTCGGTGCATTTCTAGCACTGAATGGAAGACGTGAAAAGAGCAACAGACATTGGCTGACCTGCATGAAGGTTCCAGAACCAGAGGTGAATTCTGAAAAGTACAATATCTGCTCTGTAGGGGGAGCTTATGATCATGAAACGGGAAAAGAGGAACCAATGCCAATTAACAACTTCTTTAAGACGTACTATGGTCCATTTCTAACAAATAATTGGACCAAAGGATTTGTGATCCTGCTCTATGCTGTATATTTGGGCTTAAGCATCTATGGTTGCTCCCAAATCAAAGAGGGCATAGACCTTAAAAACCTAGCAGCTGATAGCTCATACGTGGGTAGCTATTATGACAATGAGGATGAATTCTTTTCAGAGTATGGCCCAAATGTTATGGTTGTTGTGACAGACAGTGAGTTTCAATATTGGGACGAAAGTTCTCGGAATAGTCTCGACTCCTGCCTTCAAAAGTTTGAAGATCTATCAATGGTTTCTCAAAACGGGACCATATCTTGGCTCAATGAATATCTTATATTTGGAAAGATGACCAATTTGAATCTAAGTGTGGAAAATACATTCAAAAGTAATTTGTCTACATTTCTTGAGAGGTCTGATTTCATTCAAGATGTGGATTTTACAGACAACACAATATATGCTTCACGTATGTTCATTCAGACAGTCAACGTCAGTACAGCTGTTGATGAAAAGAACATGTTGAATGAGCTTCGAGAGACAGCTAAGGATTGTCCAGTAAAGTTGGTTGTTTACCACCCTGCTTTCATATACTTTGACCAGTATGCAGTCATTGTTAGTAATACCATCCAAAACATTGTAGTTGCCACTCTTGCCATGCTGGTGATCTCCCTCATGTTGATTCCCAACCCAATATGTTCTCTGTGGGTGACCTTTGCCATTGCCTCTGTCATAGTGGGTGTTGCTGGTTTCATGACATTTTGGGATGTCAATCTAGACTCTGTATCTATGATCAACCTTGTCATCTGCATTGGTTTCTCAGTGGACTTTTCTGCTCACATTTCCTACGCCTTTGTCTCTAGCAATAAGAGAACTGCTAATGAGAAGGCTATAGATGCTGTCTATCACTTGGGGTATCCTATCATACAGGGAGGTGTGTCTACTATCTTAGGAGTGGTGGCGCTGTCTGCAGCTGAGAGCTACATCTTCAGAACCTTCTTTAAGATCATGTTCTTGGTCATTTTGTTTGGGGCCGTCCACGGCATAGTCTTTATCCCCGTTTTTTTGTCTTTCTTTGGAATCTGCGGCGCTAAAGTTGGTGATGAAGAAGATGCAGGTGATAACCCTCAAGATAATACCTATCAATTTAAACGGAAAGGGAATGATAATATTGCTTGTGAAAACAATTTCTGA
- the LOC115149315 gene encoding patched domain-containing protein 3 isoform X1, with translation MAGCNTDCVEKPIARGFEILGRFVGRHHWWFFILPMFISAGLGGGFYFLADREANGIEEMFTPLDGPAKDERQVVKEYFPQNDSDFSRLRLYTEGTFASLIIVTPTANILTNPAFTKIVAMDREVKAIEVGTFNFSSLCVKKGDVCVSNSIFDIVKTPNVTTTTIDYPYHDNIFIASEIGGVKLKTGSTEIESAKAIRLFYFLKEDNQTVNTMWLQKFIETASMMQTEEGMTVSYFTSISRDEEFEKSSDSIIPLFSLTYALAITFSITSCIRLDCVRNKVWVATFGVLSAGMAVLSSFGLLLYCGMPFAMTVATAPFLILGIGVDDMFIMISCWQQTQVHGDVEDRMAATYKEAAVSITITTLTDALAFYIGLLTPFGSVQSFCMYTGTAVLFCYLYNITFFGAFLALNGRREKSNRHWLTCMKVPEPEVNSEKYNICSVGGAYDHETGKEEPMPINNFFKTYYGPFLTNNWTKGFVILLYAVYLGLSIYGCSQIKEGIDLKNLAADSSYVGSYYDNEDEFFSEYGPNVMVVVTDSEFQYWDESSRNSLDSCLQKFEDLSMVSQNGTISWLNEYLIFGKMTNLNLSVENTFKSNLSTFLERSDFIQDVDFTDNTIYASRMFIQTVNVSTAVDEKNMLNELRETAKDCPVKLVVYHPAFIYFDQYAVIVSNTIQNIVVATLAMLVISLMLIPNPICSLWVTFAIASVIVGVAGFMTFWDVNLDSVSMINLVICIGFSVDFSAHISYAFVSSNKRTANEKAIDAVYHLGYPIIQGGVSTILGVVALSAAESYIFRTFFKIMFLVILFGAVHGIVFIPVFLSFFGICGAKVGDEEDAGDNPQDNTYQFKRKGNDNIACENNF, from the exons ATGGCTGGGTGCAACACAGACTGCGTTGAGAAACCAATAGCTAGGGGATTTGAAATACTTGGGCGTTTTGTTGGTAGACACCACTGGTGGTTTTTTATTCTTCCCATGTTCATTTCTGCGGGTCTTGGCGGAGGATTTTACTTCCTTGCGGACAGAGAAGCAAACGGCATTGAAGAGATGTTTACACCTCTGGATGGACCAGCGAAAGACGAACGACAAGTAGTTAAAGAATACTTTCCACAGAATGATAGCGACTTCTCTCGTTTACGGCTCTATACTGAAGGGACCTTTGCATCTCTCATAATTGTTACGCCTACAGCAAATATCCTCACAAATCCTGCTTTTACAAAAATTGTTGCTATGGACAGGGAAGTGAAAGCCATTGAAGTAGGAACATTTAATTTCTCAAGCCTTTGTGTTAAGAAAGGTGATGTGTGCGTGTCAAATTCAATCTTTGATATTGTAAAAACTCCCAACGTTACCACGACAACTATTGATTACCCATATCATGACAACATTTTCATCGCATCTGAAATTGGTGGTGTGAAACTGAAAACTGGGTCAACTGAAATTGAAAGCGCAAAGGCAATTCGACTTTTTTACTTCTTAAAAGAAGACAACCAGACTGTAAATACGATGTGGCTGCAGAAGTTTATAGAGACTGCGTCGATGATGCAAACAGAAGAAGGC ATGACCGTATCTTATTTTACATCAATATCAAGGGATGAAGAGTTTGAGAAGAGCTCTGACTCAATCATTCCTCTCTTCTCATTGACCTATGCCCTGGCCATCACTTTTTCAATCACATCTTGTATAAG GTTGGACTGTGTTAGGAACAAGGTGTGGGTGGCGACCTTTGGTGTCCTCTCAGCTGGTATGGCAGTGTTGTCCAGTTTTGGGTTGTTGCTGTACTGTGGGATGCCCTTCGCTATGACTGTGGCAACAGCTCCATTCCTGATTCTGG GAATTGGTGTTGACGACATGTTCATCATGATTTCTTGCTGGCAGCAGACTCAAGTTCATGGCGACGTAGAGGATCGTATGGCAGCTACATACAAAGAGGCAGCTGTTTCTATCACCATCACAACACTAACTGATGCCTTGGCTTTCTATATTGGTCTGTTAACTCCCTTTGGTTCTGTACAGTCCTTTTGTATGTATACTGGCACTGCTGTCCTGTTCTGCTACTTGTACAACATCACCTTCTTCGGTGCATTTCTAGCACTGAATGGAAGACGTGAAAAGAGCAACAGACATTGGCTGACCTGCATGAAGGTTCCAGAACCAGAGGTGAATTCTGAAAAGTACAATATCTGCTCTGTAGGGGGAGCTTATGATCATGAAACGGGAAAAGAGGAACCAATGCCAATTAACAACTTCTTTAAGACGTACTATGGTCCATTTCTAACAAATAATTGGACCAAAGGATTTGTGATCCTGCTCTATGCTGTATATTTGGGCTTAAGCATCTATGGTTGCTCCCAAATCAAAGAGGGCATAGACCTTAAAAACCTAGCAGCTGATAGCTCATACGTGGGTAGCTATTATGACAATGAGGATGAATTCTTTTCAGAGTATGGCCCAAATGTTATGGTTGTTGTGACAGACAGTGAGTTTCAATATTGGGACGAAAGTTCTCGGAATAGTCTCGACTCCTGCCTTCAAAAGTTTGAAGATCTATCAATGGTTTCTCAAAACGGGACCATATCTTGGCTCAATGAATATCTTATATTTGGAAAGATGACCAATTTGAATCTAAGTGTGGAAAATACATTCAAAAGTAATTTGTCTACATTTCTTGAGAGGTCTGATTTCATTCAAGATGTGGATTTTACAGACAACACAATATATGCTTCACGTATGTTCATTCAGACAGTCAACGTCAGTACAGCTGTTGATGAAAAGAACATGTTGAATGAGCTTCGAGAGACAGCTAAGGATTGTCCAGTAAAGTTGGTTGTTTACCACCCTGCTTTCATATACTTTGACCAGTATGCAGTCATTGTTAGTAATACCATCCAAAACATTGTAGTTGCCACTCTTGCCATGCTGGTGATCTCCCTCATGTTGATTCCCAACCCAATATGTTCTCTGTGGGTGACCTTTGCCATTGCCTCTGTCATAGTGGGTGTTGCTGGTTTCATGACATTTTGGGATGTCAATCTAGACTCTGTATCTATGATCAACCTTGTCATCTGCATTGGTTTCTCAGTGGACTTTTCTGCTCACATTTCCTACGCCTTTGTCTCTAGCAATAAGAGAACTGCTAATGAGAAGGCTATAGATGCTGTCTATCACTTGGGGTATCCTATCATACAGGGAGGTGTGTCTACTATCTTAGGAGTGGTGGCGCTGTCTGCAGCTGAGAGCTACATCTTCAGAACCTTCTTTAAGATCATGTTCTTGGTCATTTTGTTTGGGGCCGTCCACGGCATAGTCTTTATCCCCGTTTTTTTGTCTTTCTTTGGAATCTGCGGCGCTAAAGTTGGTGATGAAGAAGATGCAGGTGATAACCCTCAAGATAATACCTATCAATTTAAACGGAAAGGGAATGATAATATTGCTTGTGAAAACAATTTCTGA